The genomic segment TCACGCGACAGCTCTGGATGAGGTACACAATCCGATCTGAACAGACTACAACCGAACATACCGCACGTATCTGATTGAATCTCTTCGTGAAATGCATGTGATCGAACCGGGCGCGCTTGCACTTTACGCGCAACCCGGGAACTTGTCGGCGGGGAAATTCTCTGGTGTTGATGAATGGGAAGAAGAACGAAAGAAATCTGTACGAGGAAAGTTACGGTGTCTGTATCTTGTCTGATACGCGGCGCTTGGCTTGCTGGATGCGGTCTTCCTGCCCGGGATCGCCAAATCCTTGCTCGCGGAATCGTTGCGCGAGCTTGTCGTTCGATGGATCGAGTTCTAGCGAATGGAGCCAGGCTTCTCTGGCCTCTGACAGCTTCTGCTGTTTCACATAGATTTCACCCAGATGTTCGTAAATAACCGCATCATCCCCCACCAACGCCACGGCCCGCTTGATTTCAGCGAGTGCCTCCGCCAGCATGCCTGACTTGAAAAACGCCCAGCCCAAGCTATCGACGTAATACCCATTCTCCGGCTTGAGCGCGACCGCCTGCCTGGTGAGTGAGACGGCCTGCTCGATCTTGATCCCGCGATCGGCATAACTGTAGCCCAGATAGTTCATGGCATCGGCATGATGCGGATCCAAGGCCAGCGCCGATTCCATGGTCCGCACCACATCATCGAACCGGTTCAGCTTGTCGTAGACGGTGCCGAGGTTAAAGTGCAGGTCGGCATGCTTGGGATGATGCCTCAACCCCTCTTCAAAGGTCTGTACCGACTTCTCAAACTGCTCAGCCTGCAGATAGGCCAGCCCCAAGACAATAAAGGGCTCCGGTTGCTTGGGGTTGAGCCTGGTGGCCTCGCTCAGGTGAACGATCGCCTCGGCATAGTGCTTCAGCCGATAGTGCAACACGCCAAGATGAATATGACTCTCGACATAGGTCGCATCGAGTTGCAGATTGAACTGATAGGCGTCGATCGCCTTGGGCAGCTCCCTCGTCTCCTCATAGAGATAGCCCAGATAATCCCGCACTTTCAGTTCGGCCGGACGCACTGTAAGCACAGCCTGGAGTTGTTCGATGGCCTTGGGGAAGTCTTTTTTTTCTCCATAGATCAAGGCCATCCTGAGCTGGGCATCAAGATCTCCGGGCTCTTCGGCCAGCATTTTCTCCAATTCGGCTAATCCACCGGCATAGTCTTTGGCCGCCACGTACAGCTGCACCAGCCGTTGCCGGATATCTTTGTTGTTCGGATTGACCCGATCGAGATACCGCCTGAGAATGCCAATCGCTTTTTCTTTCTCCTGCCGCGATTCATACAGAGAGGCTTCAGCCAGATAGGCCGGCTCAAACAAGGGATTCACGACAATGGCCCGTTCAAAACTGGCGACGGCTTGCTCCATATTCCCTACGTCGCCATAGATCCGCCCGAGATAATAATGCCCATTGGGCGAGTCCGGCGATACAGCCAGCCCCTGCTTCATCGTCTGCTCGGCTTCGGCCATCCGTTTTTGATTGACGAGAATGATGCCCTTATGGAAATAGGCCTCGCCTTTATTAGGCTCGCGTTCAATGGCCAGATCCAAGAAATGCAACGCTCGATCGGCCTTGCCGGCGCTCGCCAAAATGCTGGCTAGCTGTATGAGCAGCGGCGCCTCCTGGCCGCCCCCCTCTCCTGCCTCTTCGGCATACCGTACGGCATTGGGCAGATCGCCCAATCCAAAGTAAATCCCCGCTAAACGGGCCTTTACGGAACGGGAAGACGGATCGGCCTTCAACACGGCACGATATTCCTGAATGGCTTTCTCTGTGTCCTGCGCCAGTTCCGCCTGATAGCCCAGCATAAAATGATAGGCCGCCGAGGCATCGGGCACAGGGGCTGGTTTTGGCGTGACGCTCGCGGTGACGGCTGGCTGCGGTTCCTGCGGTTTGGGTGCCGCTGCGCAAGCCACGATAACGAGCGGAATCAGCGCGAGCCACAACCGCTTCCCCGACCGGGACAGCGCCAGACCGGAAGATGCGCCCACGATGGAAGAATTCTGTAATGTCGTCACGGTACCCTTATGAGGGAAAAGACTCGGAGTGCGCCGCACTGATGAAAAGAAGTATACCGAGCGGAGAAAAGACCCGTCAAACAACTTCGCGCGTATCGAGATTCTCGAATTTCGCATACTTGCTGTGGAAATGGAGATCGACCTTGCCGATCGGCCCGTTCCGGTGCTTGCTGACGATGATATCGGCAATGCCTTTGCGCTCGGAGTTCTGATCGTAGACCTCTTCGCGATAAATAAACATGACCACGTCGGCGTCCTGCTCGATGGCGCCGCTTTCTCGAAGGTCGGCGAGCATGGGGATCGGCGGTTTTCTCGCTTCGACCGCCCGGCTTAGCTGCGACAGGGCCACGACCGGCACGTTCAGCTCTTTGGCCAAGGCTTTCAGCGACCGGGAGATATCGGAGATTTCCTGCTGCCGTGACTCCGAATCGCTCCGCCCCTGCATCAGCTGGAGATAATCGACGATGAGGAGATCCAGCCCTTTTTCCGCTTTGAGACGGCGGGCCTTCCCGCGCATCTGCTGCACCGTAATGCCGCCGGTGTCGTCGATATAGATCGGGGCCTGCTCCAGCTTGCCGGCCGCTTCCGCCAGCCGCCACCAATCTTCCTTCTGCAGCTTGCCCGTCCGCAGGCCGTGCGAATCGACGCGGGCCTCGGAACTCAACATGCGCAAGACGATTTGCGGCTTGGACATTTCGAGGCTGAAAATCCCCACGACAGATTTGGCATGGATCGCCGCATGGGTCGCAAACCCCAACGCCAGACTGGTCTTGCCCATGCTCGGGCGGCCGGCCACGACCACGAGGTCGGACGGCTGCAGCCCCGCCGAGAGATCGTCCAGGTCGATAAAGCCGGTCGGCACACCCGTGACATGCTCTTTCCGCTTCGAGAGCTGATCGACCAGGTCGAGACTCTCTTTAATGATCTCGTTGATCGGACTGAAGGCGCGCTCGAGCTTGCCCTGCGCAATACTGAAGACGGAGCGCTCGGCAAAATCGAGCAGGTCGTCGATGGAGGAGGTGCCCTCGTACCCTTTCGTCAACACTTCGGTCGAGGTATGAATGAGCTGACGGGCGACGGATTTGTCGCGCACGATCTTGCAGTGATAGCGGACGTTCGCCGCGCTGGACACCGATTGCACGAGTTCGGCGAGGTAGGCCGCACCGCCGACCGACTCCAGCTCGGTCTTGGCCTTCAGCCGTTCCGTCAGCGTAATCTGGTCAATGACCTCGCCGATATCGGACAAGTCGAGCATCGCCCGATACACCTTGCGATGCGCCGTGCGGTAAAAATCCTCTTCCTGGAGCAGCTCCATCGCCTTCGGCATGGCCGCATTGTCCAGCAGAATGGCGCCCAATACCGACTGCTCCGCCTCCAAATTCTGCGGCGGCAGTTTCGGCTGGGAAAGATCGACCGCCCCCATCGACTTCATCCACTCCCCTTCGACGCCTGTCAGGATTTTCGTGCGGGCACAGCCCGAGCACCTTTGCGAGAAGCCTGGTCCCCTAATGCACGGAAGAGGCGATCGACGTTCAGCGCAAATCCGGTGGAGGGCACATTCCGCCCAAACCGCCCGATCAGATGATCGTACCGGCCACCGCCCCCTAACTCTACGCCGACGCCTTCGGCAAATACGTCAAACACCACTCCATCGTAGTAATCGAAGCCACGGAACTCACCCAAATCTAGGAAGAGCACATCCTGATGCCCAGCCTTACAGAGCGACTGATACACCGCCGTCAGCCGGCTCAATGCGCGCAAGAGTGCCCGATCCCCTCCAGCCAACTCCCGTCCTCTAGCCAGCACTTCGTCCTGGCCGCAGAGTTCCGGCGCTTCCAAAATGCTCTTGGCGTATTTCTTGGCCACGCGCTCATGATCCAAAATCTCCAGCAGGTGCGGAAGATCTTTACGCGCCGCCGCCTGCTCGGCCCGCTTCTGTCCTTCCGGAGACAGCCCGGCACGAACCAATAGCCCCTTGAAGAAACCGACATGTCCCAATGAGATTTTGAAGGAACGCAGACCGACCCGCTGCAGACACTCGATCAGAAGGGTCACAATTTCGCTGTCGGCCGCGGCCTCATCTGCACCGATGAATTCGGCGCCAACCTGAAAGATCTCCCGGTCCCGTCCCGCATGCTCCGGTTCATAACGGAAGACCGACGTCCGATAGGACAACCGCAGAGGCAGCTGGGCCCCCATCATCCCCATGGCAACGGTCCTCGCAATCTGCGCCGTGGCATCGGGGCGGAGAAGCAGGATTCGACCGGTTGTGCGGTCCGCGAACTTGTAACATTTCTCGATCAGCTCCGGCTCTAAGCCCGGCGTAAGCACGTCGAGATATTCGAATGTCGGCAGGATGATTTCTTCATAGCCCCGCCGCGTGAGCTGGCCGAGCAGCTGCGACTCCAGCTGCCGCACCTGTTTGGCGGCAGCCGGCAAGATGGTCGCCATGCCGGAAGGGACCAGAGAACGCTCACGCAGAGAGTTCGTCTGCCCCGATGGGACGGGCGGCTTCGAAGGAGCAGAGGCCATAGCAGACCGAGCGTGTCTCAATGGTTAGGAAAGGTTCGCGACTTTCACCGACAATATATTGGAGCTGGACTTAATGGTGTCCAATACCGCTGCTGGGAACGACGTATCCGATCCGATAATCAACAAGGCATTCCCGCCGCGCTTTTCCAGCGCGCACTGCATGCGCACGATATTGATGTTGTTCTCGCCAAGCACATGGCCCACCATTCCAATCACACCGGGGCGATCGACATTGTGAATGAACAGCATGTGCCCTTCGGGAACCACTTCGACCTTAAAGTTGTCGATCTCGACGACCCGGGCGTCTTTCTTATGGTAGAGCGTGCCCGCCACCTGATGCGTGGCCTTCCCCGCCTCGACCTTAACGCGAATCAGGCTGGTAAAATCGCCCGCATCCGAACTCTTGATTTCTTTGACTTCGATGCCCCGCTCTTTCGCCACCACCGGAGCATTGACGTAGTTCACCGGGTTTTCCATGATGGGCGTCAGCAAACCCTTCAACACGCCGATCGTCAACGGCGCGATTGAGAGCGTCGACACTTCCCCGCTATATTCCACCGTGACCCGCTCGATCCCGCCCTGGCACAATTGCGATTGCAGCGAGCCCATTTTCTCTACAAGCGTCAGGTACGGCTGCAAGCGCGGCAACAATTCCGGAGCGATCGACGGAATATTCACCGCCCCCCTGGCCACGCCCTTCGTAAAGTAGTCCACGACCTGTTCGGCGATCCCGACCGCGACATTTTCCTGCGCTTCGGTCGTCTGGGCGCCGATATGCGGCGTGCAGATGAAATTGTCCAACGTCAAGAGCGGGTTATCTGCCTTGACCGGCTCTTCCTCAAACACGTCGAAGGCCGCGGCCGCCACTTTCTTGCTCTTCAACGCCTCGACCAGATCGGCCTCGTTGATGATCCCGCCGCGGGCGCAATTCACGATCATCACACCGGGCTTCATCGTGGCAATGGCCTGCGCGTTGATGATGCCCTTGGTTTCCGGCGTCAACGGGGTATGGACCGAAATGATATCGGCGCTCTTGAACAATTCAGGCAGCGCCATCATTGTCACGCCCATTTTCTCCGCTCGCTCCTGGGCCAAATAGGGATCGTACGCAATCACTCGCATGCCGATGCCTTGCGCCATTTTCGTCAAATGGCTGCCGATTTGGCCGACGCCGACGATGCCCAGCACCTTATTATAAAGCTCGACGCCCATGAACTTGTCTTTTTCCCACTTGCCGGCCTTGACCGACGCGGTGGCCTGCGGAATCCGCCGGCTCATGGCGCAAATCATGGACATCGTGTGCTCGGCCGTCGTGACGGTATTGCCGCCCGGCGTATTCATCACGACGATGCCACGCTTCGTGGCCGCCGGCGTATCGACGTTATCGAGGCCGGAGCCTGCGCGGCCCACGATCTTCAGCTTCGGCGCCGCGGCGATCAGCTCCTCGGTCACCTTGGTGCCGGACCGCACGATCAATCCATCGGCGTCCTGTATCTCTTTGAACAACTCTTCCTTCGGCATTTTGGATTTCACCACAACGGTGAAACCCGCCTTTTCGAGGAGTTCGACGCCCTGCTTCGATAAACTGTCGCTGATCAGGATTTTCATGAAGACCTGCCTATTTCGCCATCAAAATTTCTTGTGCTTTGCCGACGCCGCTGCCCAGCTTCACGGAATGGCCGAGTCCCTTCAGGACCATCTCGGTCGCCGCCACGGCCGTAATCACGTCAAACCGATCGGCATACCCCATATGCGAAAGGCGGAACACCTTGCCCTTCAGTTGATCCTGTCCCCCGGCCGCCGTAATCCCATATTGAACGCGGAGATTCTTGTAGATGGCCTGCCCATCCACACCGTCCGGCGCACAGACCGTCGTTAACGCATCGCTGGGGGAATTCTTGGGAAACAGCGCCAATCCTGCCGCTTTCATACCCTCACGCATGGCATGCGCCAATTGCCCCTGCCGCGCAAACATTTTTTCGAGCCCCTCGGCCTTCATGATTCTGAACACTTCCTGAAGCCCGATGATCAGCGACACGGTCGGAGTAAATAAGGTTTGATTCTTGGCCTGATTCTCACGCTCTTTCTTGAAGTTGAAATAGAACGCGGCGTTCTTCGCCTGCTCAGCCATCGCCCACGCCTTATTGCTGACACTGACGAACGCCATGCCGGGCGGAAGCATGAGCGCCTTCTGCGAGCCGGTAATGACCACATCCAGCCCCCAAGCATCCGTCTTAATATCGAATACGCCGAGCGCGGTAATCGCGTCCACCACCAGAATCGTATTCTCGTAGCCCTTGACGATTTCGCCCAGCGCCTTCACGTCATGCGACACGCCGGTCGAGGTCTCGCTGGCTTGCACATACACGGCCTTAATGGAGGGGTCCTTCTTCAGCGCGTCGGCCACGAGCTGCGGATCCACCGCATGGCCCCACTCGACCTTGATTTCCGTCGCCTGCACCCCGAAGGCCTTGCAGATCTTGCCCCAGCGTTCGCCGAATTTCCCGCCGTTGACGAACAACGCTTTATCTCCGGGAGACAGAAAGTTCGAGACCGATCCTTCCATGCCGCCCGTTCCGGACGACGCCAGCATCAACACATCATTCTGAGTCTGAAACAACCACTTGAGTCCCTCGCGGACTTCGGCAAAGATCGGATCGAATTCAGGCGCCCGGTGGTGAATCATAGGACGCGCCATCGCCAGCAACACTTCCGGGGGCACAGGCGTGGGGCCGGGGGCCAATAGATACCGCTTCAACATTGACCGATCCTCCTTCGATAAGAACCGTGGGGAATTGACCAGAAAAGAGGCGGTACGCTACCACTAGCGCCACAAGACTGTCAAGAAATCACACGGCACAACACACGTACGAATTGATCGCCCAATGCCACGTCCGCCCTTTTCTCCGGCCCATGTGAGAGCGGGAGCGGGGGATGGCATAACCTGTTCTATTTCTTGACAACCCTCAGGCTCATCGATAGTCTACCCCTACATAACCAGCACCTTCCGCACAGATCACCGGACACGAGGACTATCTTGGATCAGTTGAGAACCGTTGCTTCCACACTCGGCATCCTCTCCCTCTTGCTCCTCACCGCCCTGCTTAGCCTGCCGGGTGAGAGCGTTGCACAACTGAATCCCCCCGAGATCGCCCCCGATGCCGCGCCCGATATGACGCCCGCCGAGGAAGACGATGAGCCCGATGCCAATCTAGTCCCGCTGGAAACGGAACTCACCCTCTCCCCTCCCGATGTGGCCTCTCCTTCAGACGCCATTGTTCCGCCAGTCTCCACGGCCAGTACTACCGCTGCGGCTCCCGTATACAACATTCCCGTGGTGATCGATCCGACCGTACAAAGCCATATCCACTTCTTCAATACCTCCATCCGGTCCCGATTCGAGCAATGGCTGATCAGGTTGAGCCGCTATCGGCCTCTGGTGGAGAACATCTTTTCGGAATTCAATCTCCCCAGCGATCTCGTGTATTTATCGCTCGTCGAAAGCGGATTCAACCCCCACGCCTACTCGCGAGCCAAAGCCACAGGGCCTTGGCAGTTTATGAAAGGCACAGGGTTGGTGTATGGCCTGCGAATCGACCACTACGTCGATGAACGGCGCGACCCGATCAAATCGACCGTGGCCGCAGCCCGATACTTGCGGGATCTCTACGATTTGTTCGGCACTTGGCCGCTGGCCATGGCCGCATATAATGCCGGCGAGGGAAAGGTGATGCGAGCCCTGCACAAGGCTCAAGCCGAGACATTCTCGGACATTTCCAAAACCAAGCTCATCCGGGCCGAGACGAAACAATATGTCCCCCGCATCATGGCCGCCACCGTCATCGCCAGAAACCCGGACCAGTATGGGTTTTCACAGGACCCTGTCGCCCCGCACCAGTTTGAAGAAGTGGTCGTCAATCGGCCGCTGCATTTCAGAGCCATTGCCAATACGACCGGCATCTCTTACGAAGATCTGCAACTGCTCAACCCGGAATTGCGGCGCGATGCCACGCCGCCCAATGATTCGGCCTACCACTTGAAGGTCCCCGTCGGAACCAGCTCGAAAGTGAGCCAACTCCTTGACCGTATCCCGACCTATAAATTCCCGCCCTTACAGGTACAGGCGCGGGCGAAGCAGGTCAAAACCGATCACAGCCGGTGGTACAAAGTTCGCGCAGGCGATACGTTGGAGAAGGTTTCCAAACGCTTTCGGGTTCCGCTGAAAACGCTCAAGACGAAGAATAACCTGACCGGTCCCGTCATCAAGCCCGGTGAGTTTCTGATTATCGGGCGATGACACACAGACCAATCCCCTCCCTTGCCGGAATCAGCAACAGAACGGCAGCGCCTGTTTATGCCTTAGGGCTTCTTGGTGGCGGCTGGGCTAGCCGCTGAGGGAGCTTGAGCGGGAGTTGCGGCTGCGGCAGGATCAGGCGATTTCTTGACCTCGAGCACCTTCACTCTGACCGCCGCTTCATTCGCCAGTGGCGAGTTCGGATAGTTCTTCATCAAATCCTGATAATGCGCCAGGGCGCCTTCCGGACGGGAGAGACTTTCCTCAAGGCGGGCCAATTCAAAAAGAGCCTGATCACGATTCAAGGATCCAGGGATTTCGAGCACGGACGAATAGGCTTTGGCGGCCTGATCGCGATCCCCTTTCAATAAGTACGCATAGCCAAGACGCTGCTGAACAAGCCCAAGCAAAGACGTATTGGATCCGTACATCAGAATAAAGCGCTTATAGGCATCGATCGCCGCATCCACCTCATTGGCCTGCACTAATGCATTGCCCAACTGAAACAGGGCTACTGGCGCAGTCTGGGTGCGGGGATACTCCTCAACGATTTTTCTATAGAGCGCGACCGCTTCCTTCAGATTAAGATCGGCTTTCTTGGGATCATCAGAGGGCCGCGTAAAATAATGCAGCGTCGCCTCATGCTCAAGATCCTGCGCTTTGTGCGCGGTCTGGGCGTCATACCACAGCACCCCGCCGACAATGCCGCCCGCCAGAAGGAGAATAGCGGCGCCCACGAGCAACGGACCGCGATAGAGGCGCACGGTCTCCAACAGGCGCTCCATATTGCCCGCCAGATGCGCTTCATCCATCGGCAGTGTCCGCGGAGGAACTTTAATACGATAGGTCATACGTCAACCAGCCGGAAAGGCATTCCCTTCATGTAAGCCTGGGCCTTATACTAGGGATCGATTTGCCTTGTCAATGCAGAGATGGAATAGCCGACAAATCGCTGCGCTCGCAGCAACAGACTCGTTCATCCCTTTGGGGCCGGATTAAGGTTTTCCATTGCATGTTTCACAATCGCCTCCAAGACCTCGCCGACCAATCTCTGATGAGACGACTGCGTCCACTCGGCTCAGCAACGGGCCCGACCGTCACGCTCGGTGGACGAACCGTCATACTCCTGGCCTCCAATGACTATCTGGGTCTCGCGACCCACCCGGAAGTCATTCGAGCCGCGATCCAGGCGACCGAGCACTATGGGACAGGGGCTGGCGCCTCTCGCCTCGTCTGCGGAACGCTCCCCCCGCATGAACAATTGGAAACAGCCCTTGCCGCCTTTAAGCACACCCCGTCCGCATTGGCCTTCGGGTCGGGCTACCTGGCAAATCTCGGAATCATTCCGGCCCTCATCGGCAAAGGCGGACTCATCCTGGCTGATCGGCTCTGTCATGCCAGCCTCATTGACGGCTGCCGGCTGAGCGGCGCCGACTTTCGTATCTACCGGCACAAGGACCTCG from the Nitrospira sp. genome contains:
- a CDS encoding tetratricopeptide repeat protein codes for the protein MTTLQNSSIVGASSGLALSRSGKRLWLALIPLVIVACAAAPKPQEPQPAVTASVTPKPAPVPDASAAYHFMLGYQAELAQDTEKAIQEYRAVLKADPSSRSVKARLAGIYFGLGDLPNAVRYAEEAGEGGGQEAPLLIQLASILASAGKADRALHFLDLAIEREPNKGEAYFHKGIILVNQKRMAEAEQTMKQGLAVSPDSPNGHYYLGRIYGDVGNMEQAVASFERAIVVNPLFEPAYLAEASLYESRQEKEKAIGILRRYLDRVNPNNKDIRQRLVQLYVAAKDYAGGLAELEKMLAEEPGDLDAQLRMALIYGEKKDFPKAIEQLQAVLTVRPAELKVRDYLGYLYEETRELPKAIDAYQFNLQLDATYVESHIHLGVLHYRLKHYAEAIVHLSEATRLNPKQPEPFIVLGLAYLQAEQFEKSVQTFEEGLRHHPKHADLHFNLGTVYDKLNRFDDVVRTMESALALDPHHADAMNYLGYSYADRGIKIEQAVSLTRQAVALKPENGYYVDSLGWAFFKSGMLAEALAEIKRAVALVGDDAVIYEHLGEIYVKQQKLSEAREAWLHSLELDPSNDKLAQRFREQGFGDPGQEDRIQQAKRRVSDKIQTP
- the dnaB gene encoding replicative DNA helicase; this encodes MKSMGAVDLSQPKLPPQNLEAEQSVLGAILLDNAAMPKAMELLQEEDFYRTAHRKVYRAMLDLSDIGEVIDQITLTERLKAKTELESVGGAAYLAELVQSVSSAANVRYHCKIVRDKSVARQLIHTSTEVLTKGYEGTSSIDDLLDFAERSVFSIAQGKLERAFSPINEIIKESLDLVDQLSKRKEHVTGVPTGFIDLDDLSAGLQPSDLVVVAGRPSMGKTSLALGFATHAAIHAKSVVGIFSLEMSKPQIVLRMLSSEARVDSHGLRTGKLQKEDWWRLAEAAGKLEQAPIYIDDTGGITVQQMRGKARRLKAEKGLDLLIVDYLQLMQGRSDSESRQQEISDISRSLKALAKELNVPVVALSQLSRAVEARKPPIPMLADLRESGAIEQDADVVMFIYREEVYDQNSERKGIADIIVSKHRNGPIGKVDLHFHSKYAKFENLDTREVV
- the hisZ gene encoding ATP phosphoribosyltransferase regulatory subunit, which gives rise to MATILPAAAKQVRQLESQLLGQLTRRGYEEIILPTFEYLDVLTPGLEPELIEKCYKFADRTTGRILLLRPDATAQIARTVAMGMMGAQLPLRLSYRTSVFRYEPEHAGRDREIFQVGAEFIGADEAAADSEIVTLLIECLQRVGLRSFKISLGHVGFFKGLLVRAGLSPEGQKRAEQAAARKDLPHLLEILDHERVAKKYAKSILEAPELCGQDEVLARGRELAGGDRALLRALSRLTAVYQSLCKAGHQDVLFLDLGEFRGFDYYDGVVFDVFAEGVGVELGGGGRYDHLIGRFGRNVPSTGFALNVDRLFRALGDQASRKGARAVPARKS
- the serA gene encoding phosphoglycerate dehydrogenase; protein product: MKILISDSLSKQGVELLEKAGFTVVVKSKMPKEELFKEIQDADGLIVRSGTKVTEELIAAAPKLKIVGRAGSGLDNVDTPAATKRGIVVMNTPGGNTVTTAEHTMSMICAMSRRIPQATASVKAGKWEKDKFMGVELYNKVLGIVGVGQIGSHLTKMAQGIGMRVIAYDPYLAQERAEKMGVTMMALPELFKSADIISVHTPLTPETKGIINAQAIATMKPGVMIVNCARGGIINEADLVEALKSKKVAAAAFDVFEEEPVKADNPLLTLDNFICTPHIGAQTTEAQENVAVGIAEQVVDYFTKGVARGAVNIPSIAPELLPRLQPYLTLVEKMGSLQSQLCQGGIERVTVEYSGEVSTLSIAPLTIGVLKGLLTPIMENPVNYVNAPVVAKERGIEVKEIKSSDAGDFTSLIRVKVEAGKATHQVAGTLYHKKDARVVEIDNFKVEVVPEGHMLFIHNVDRPGVIGMVGHVLGENNINIVRMQCALEKRGGNALLIIGSDTSFPAAVLDTIKSSSNILSVKVANLS
- a CDS encoding alanine--glyoxylate aminotransferase family protein; translation: MLKRYLLAPGPTPVPPEVLLAMARPMIHHRAPEFDPIFAEVREGLKWLFQTQNDVLMLASSGTGGMEGSVSNFLSPGDKALFVNGGKFGERWGKICKAFGVQATEIKVEWGHAVDPQLVADALKKDPSIKAVYVQASETSTGVSHDVKALGEIVKGYENTILVVDAITALGVFDIKTDAWGLDVVITGSQKALMLPPGMAFVSVSNKAWAMAEQAKNAAFYFNFKKERENQAKNQTLFTPTVSLIIGLQEVFRIMKAEGLEKMFARQGQLAHAMREGMKAAGLALFPKNSPSDALTTVCAPDGVDGQAIYKNLRVQYGITAAGGQDQLKGKVFRLSHMGYADRFDVITAVAATEMVLKGLGHSVKLGSGVGKAQEILMAK
- a CDS encoding transglycosylase SLT domain-containing protein codes for the protein MDQLRTVASTLGILSLLLLTALLSLPGESVAQLNPPEIAPDAAPDMTPAEEDDEPDANLVPLETELTLSPPDVASPSDAIVPPVSTASTTAAAPVYNIPVVIDPTVQSHIHFFNTSIRSRFEQWLIRLSRYRPLVENIFSEFNLPSDLVYLSLVESGFNPHAYSRAKATGPWQFMKGTGLVYGLRIDHYVDERRDPIKSTVAAARYLRDLYDLFGTWPLAMAAYNAGEGKVMRALHKAQAETFSDISKTKLIRAETKQYVPRIMAATVIARNPDQYGFSQDPVAPHQFEEVVVNRPLHFRAIANTTGISYEDLQLLNPELRRDATPPNDSAYHLKVPVGTSSKVSQLLDRIPTYKFPPLQVQARAKQVKTDHSRWYKVRAGDTLEKVSKRFRVPLKTLKTKNNLTGPVIKPGEFLIIGR
- a CDS encoding tetratricopeptide repeat protein, whose product is MTYRIKVPPRTLPMDEAHLAGNMERLLETVRLYRGPLLVGAAILLLAGGIVGGVLWYDAQTAHKAQDLEHEATLHYFTRPSDDPKKADLNLKEAVALYRKIVEEYPRTQTAPVALFQLGNALVQANEVDAAIDAYKRFILMYGSNTSLLGLVQQRLGYAYLLKGDRDQAAKAYSSVLEIPGSLNRDQALFELARLEESLSRPEGALAHYQDLMKNYPNSPLANEAAVRVKVLEVKKSPDPAAAATPAQAPSAASPAATKKP